ctagcaaaactggagtcaatgggaatcaggggaaaaacttcCCGTTAGTTGGAATCATAACTAGCAGAAAGggagatggttctggttgttggaggtcagtcatctcagctccaggacatcactgcaggagttcctcagggtagtgtcctcggcccaaccatcttcagctgcttcaattaATGATCTTCATTCCGacataaggttagaagtgtggatgttcgctgatgattgcacaatgttcagcataatttacgactcctcaaatactggagcagcctatgtccaaatgcagcaagacctggacaatatcgaggcttgggctgacaagtggcaagtaacattcacgccaaacaagtgccaggcaatgatcatctccaacaagcgagaatccagtcatcgccccttgatgttcaaagggattaccatcattgaattcccctattatcaacatcctggtggttaccattgactagaaactaatctggactagccatataaatactgcggctataagagcaggccagaggctaggaatcgtgcgacgactaactcacctcctgactccccaaagcctgtccaccatctacaaggcacaagtcaggagtgtgatgggatactccccacttgcctggatgagtgcagctcccacaacactcaagaagctggacactgtccaggacaaagcttgactGACACCACATtgacaaacattccctccctccatcaccaatgcacagtagcagcagtatgtaccatctacataatgcattgcaggaattcaccatagcttcttcgacagcaccttccaagcccacgactactactatctagaaggacaaagatagatgagaacacccccacctggaagttcccctccaagtcactcaccatcctgacatggaaatatatcgcccttccttgactgttgttgggtcaaaatcctggtaatccctcctaacagcattgtgggtttacctacaccacacggactgcagcagttcaagaaggcagctcaccaccaccttctcaaggacaactagggatgggcaataaatgctggcccagccagcgaagcctataTCTCATggacgaataaaaaaaagatccTGTTGCCTGTCCTCcggccctcctctctccccatctttTAGGTGCTACTGCCTGTCTCCGggtccttctctcccccccatcttTTAGGAGTTGCTGTatgcctgcctgtctgtctgagAGTAACATGGGTGTGCAGCATCATGGGTCAATAAGGCAGAAGTCCTTAATCAGAAAACTACAGATAAAATTTTCTGAATGGGTGACTGCAATATAGTGAATATTGCAAGTTACAGTTTGCCTTCAGGCCTTTGCAGGATCTCTCCCATTGCCTCGGTCTGAAACAGGGTGGTTGGACTGTGTTTCAGATGTTTAAATacaagacacaaaaagcatttcAAAGACCTGGGATGGGTGTTAATTCGCATTTGATTATCTTCACTCCTTTACAGCAGCTACACAGTGACACTTGCATCACAAAGAAAGCTGACCCCCAGTTATTAAGTTGCACAAGTTAATAGTTACAACTGTATACAATTGGCTCCCTTCCTTCATACTTCAAAACCCAAATTGATTTGTAACTGTAGGCTCCTCTTGGCACTCAACAAATGTGTCAAACTTCTTTGAGAAATTGTATTTAGTAAGTTGTTACAATAAATTGTGTCACAGATAGACAGGTGTTGCTGATATAATGAGCATTGGCAAGTCTTGGTTAGCCACAGGGAGGGAATGAGAAAACATTGTTAAATATATCAAGTTGTTTCTTTCACAGGCCAAGTCAATCTAAGCCACTAATTCTGAAGGCAAGTTCTGCATAAATACTGATCTCCAAAGATAATTAAGCAAAATTCCAAAATATTTATTTTCCGTGTTCGACTGTAATCTCTGAGGTGATTTTATGACACGTATGAGCAAACATCCAGATTTACTTCTAAGTTCCAGCATGTTTAGTTTTAAACTAAAAACTATGGGGTgaaattgcactgtgtgatattgGTATGAACACTTGATGAGACAATATGTTAAAAAAGACCCAGCCCTAAATGCACAGCATGTTTCCATCCAGTATTGTAAGTCACCACTGAAGGTCTTTTTAAAAAGTAAGATTGGTTCCAGATCAGTTCCAAAATTGGAATAATTTGGATTCTCCTCAGTAATTTTCCAAATTGTCTCTTCCCAAGTAAACAAGAAGCATCAgaacagctggtagaatttaaattcatttaatattTCAGGAatataaaaagctagtatcagcaatggtgaccatgccaactatcatcaattgtaaaaacctatctggctcaTTAATGCTATGaatggaaatctgctatccttaccgggtctgacctgcatgtgactccagccccacggcaatgtggttgactcttaagtgccctctgaaatggctgagcaagccattcagttcaagggcaactaaggatggacaaaaagtgctggccttgccagtgacacccacctcccttgaaagaataaagcaAGGAGAAGCTATTTGCCTTTGCACTtgtccagagtgagtgtgaatggcagaataatgaacagataaaaacaaaaacaaaaaactgcggatgctagaaatccaaaacaaaaacagaattacctggaaaaactcagcaggtctcgcagcatcggcggagaagaaaagagttgacgtttcgagtcctcatgacccttcaacagaactagttctcgaaacgtcaactcttttcttctccgccgatgctgctggacctgctgagtttttccaggtaattctgtttttgttttagaataaaGAACAGCTCTGTCCAAAAGCAACTTTGGCCCATTTTGATTGTTTTTTTGCCATGCTTGTGTgaatcttgtttttcatgtttttgcttttgaacaggctgttcattattctgccattcacactcactctggacaAATGCTCTGTTTGTTCACTAAAACCATTcgcactccctttgccttttgttccgtGACATCCGTGTCAGCTAATCTGACTACTTAGTCAGCTaagtagtatgtcataaatgatcagctgtcctttttttaCTAACAGgtagcttgatgttcattcttgatcatgcacaacttagaattatcagaaagcaaagcatgattttctttaaaaaattaaaaaaataaagttcaagattgagatcatcaggttttaagttacagcccaaaaggaacatgagagaagcagatttgttgcTGACATACAGCAGGTTGTGGATGGGGAAGGTAAATGTAGTGTGATTATAGCCAAGCCCTGCATATTCAATGCACAATCTTCAAGCTTGCTCATGTTTTTCCAAATTGTCTCTTCCCAAGTAAACAAGAAGCATCAgaacagctggtagaatttaaattcatttaatattTCAGGAatataaaaagctagtatcagcaatggtgaccatgccaactatcatcaattgtaaaaacctatctggctcaTTAATGCTATGaatggaaatctgctatccttaccgggtctgacctgcatgtgactccagccctcatgacccttcaacagaactagttctcgaaacgtcaactcttttcttctccgccgatgctgctggacctgctgagtttttccaggtaattctgtttttgttttagaataaaGAACAGCTCTGTCCAAAAGCAACTTTGGCCCATTTTGATTGTTTTTTTGCCATGCTTGTGTgaatcttgtttttcatgtttttgcttttgaacaggctgttcattattctgccattcacactcactctggacaAATGCTCTGTTTGTTCACTAAAACCATTcgcactccctttgccttttgttccgtGACATCCGTGTCAGCTAATCTCTCCCGCCCCTATCCTTttcagaccttcccttttgttcttgctTCCTCTCCCCCTGTTCAACGGtataaaatctatcacatttctatcttccttcattcctgaagaagagccatattcgatttgaaacgttaacactgtttctctctctgcagatgctgccagacctgctgagtgttcccagcactttctgttcttatttcagatttctagcatctgcagctgtttttacttttattttattgCTGAATTCACTACCACTTCTCTTCCCGTAATTCCTAAAACTGATAATTGCTCTTTGTAGGAGCTTTTTGTGCATAAATTGGTTGTCGTGTTTCCTGTGTTACAGCAAAACTCATACTTTGAATGTGCTTCGTTGGCTACACAGTGGTTTGGAACACCCTGAGGTCAAGCTAGTTGTGACATAGATGCAAAAGCTTTCCTTTTTTTGCTGTCTTGGCTTACTCATATGCACCTCATAGAAGTACAAGCCAGGTTATATACCTAATCTCTCAGCTGAGAAATTGTGCATTGCTTAGGGAGGTCTGAAGGAAAGAAAACCTAGAAGTGTAACTTGTCTCTTCATTAGAGTGGTATGCAAATTCTTTCATGTTGCACACTCAACCTCAACCTCCTCTAGTGCTTTGAACCATTTCTACAAAACATGTAATGTGATTCGATGACCTGATATGATTAAAACTGTTGACACTGTTGCAAGGTGTATGCTCATAGGGTTCACGGTTATCATTGATTGCATAGTATGATTAAATTTACTGCAATGGGATGAGATTAAACTATGTGGCAGGCATCAGCATACCTAACTCTGACTTGATGCAAACATAATATTCTGCATTGCAGCAATAACATTGCATCATGGTACCGTTTCCAAAAAGATTATTGATGCATTTTAATCAGCATTTTCATACCAGAAGTAGATACCAGCAAATTCTGAGGGGTCTATACCAATCTCCTGTCATAACCTCAACGGTGGATTGGCAGGTATCCTGGAAAACCTGAGCAAACAGCTGTTTACGTTGCTTCTCCAGGGTTTCTCCCTATCTTCAACTAATCTTCTGCTGGCATTAAGTTGGAGATCAGGGAGTCTCTGCAGATACTCTATTCCAGTTCCAGTTCAGTGCTAGTAATAAAAAAAAGAGATGAAATTCCTCTTTTAATGAAAAAGGAGGTGTACCCATTTATTGGCATAATTAATTGTCCTCTTAGAAAGTTACAGAATAACATGACTTTGAAACAAGCAATTTTTGGCTCTATAATTCTGTTAGCAAGTCACAAAGTATGGGCAATGTCACATTGCCTGTTGAAAAGGAATGCCACTAGCTACATAATGGAGAAATGATATTCATTTACAGCATTGTACAGAAGTTTTGATAATGCTATCCTGGTGGGGAAGCATTTAGGAAATTTGTTGCTCCTGTCTGGGAGCACTCCATTGAACTATTTCTTAAAATTATAGCAGGCTTGTCCAGCCTTTTTGTGTGGCTTTTGCTTTTACTCAAGGGGCCGACAAGGTAATTTCAGAAGGATAAGATTTGATGCAACATAaaaaaaagaatttttttaaaaagctgaggTATGAAAATAAACAATTTGCTGAGCAAAATAAAACAACATCAAAGCAATAAGTTgattattcatttttaaaattaagatgactattagagtgtgagagtgtgtgtgtgtccggctcactcccagtctcagggtgcccATTCACTTACCCTCAGCcattgtgagagtgggtgagagtgcgtgttggtgtgtgtgtgtgtgagggtgaatgagagccccaaggttgggagtgagccagacttaCACATACAttcccctctgtctctgctctctgtctcacacacatacacactctctctctcacatttcatccttctctctctctctcaaactcacacattctcctctctcacacagacacacacacgctcctctctctctcacacacacacacactcgctctctcatacacatgctcattgtctctcaaatacacacaaacTACTCTgtaccacataaacacacaaacacacacacagacaaacatgcactcctctctctcccacacaaaaattgctctctctctcccacacgcacacacatgcactcctctctctgtctcacaccctcctctctacacacaaacaccctcacatacactcttcctctttcactcacacacacacacactctttctctctctcacgcaaacactcactcactccagcaAGACCCTGTTCTGCCTTCCCcagaacccccccccaccccccaacatttCTCCAGCCTCCGGTGGAACCTGCTCTGGGCCCCTGGGCCGGCTCCTGCTCCGGGCTCTTGGCCCcaatcctactcctgctccactcCGGCCCCATTCACACTCTGTGCTCCGCTCTGGCCCCGCTCTAGGCCCCACTCCTGCTCTGggccccgttctctctctcattccagaAGCTGCTCCGGGCCCCAGTCCCACTAAAGCTCCCGACAGCTCCCGGCTTGTTCCCAGCTCCTGGCCTGCTTCAAGCATATGAACATATGACCAAGAGTAGgacactcggcccttcaagcctgcgctgccattctataagatcatggctgatctgattgtaatcccAGCCTACCtcctataacctttcacccctttgttaatcaagaatctatccagttctgccttaaaatattcaaagactctgcttccactgtcttttgtggaagagagttccaaagattcatgaccctctgagaggaaaaaaattctcacctctgtcttaaatgagcaaccccttatttttaaacagtgacctctagtccaagattcttccacaagaggaaacatcctctccacatacatccaccctgtcaagacccctcaggatcttaaagatttcaatcaaatcacctcttactcttctaaactccagcagatacaagcctaacctatccGAACATTCCTCATAAGAGAACCCATTCATTCCTGGtgtcagtctagtaaaccttctctaaaatGCTTCTCATACATTTATATCttaccttaaataaggagaccaatactgtgcacactactccagatgtggtctcaccaatgtcctgtagcCTTCAAAACTGAAgaattgtattcaattccccttgcaataaccaATAACATTCTATCAGCTGGCTCCCAGGTTCCAGGTTCCAGCTCCTgaccccagctcccagctcccagtgCCACTGTGCTCACCGCAGCGCTCTGGAAACTGAAATTGAAAACTTACCTTCACACGCCCTTGCTGCATGTCCAATCAGGCTGGTTTGTGgaaccagcctgtgattggacgAGCAGTTTTGCAGTATCTTTCAAATCCAAGTCTGTTGTATCTCCAAAGATGTTTGGCGGGCCCGACAAAGAGGGGTTGTGTGCCTGATTCTGGCTGCCTGTTGGACAAGTCTGAATGAGAGGCTTCTTCTTTTAATTATTTGGCGATGGTCACACAGTGTGTACTGCAGAAATATTATCCCAAATATAAATTAAAAATTAATGGCACTCTGGCCACTGGAAGTGCAATGGGAATTCTAGTCATTCATCCTGTTCTGAGTCTTGCTAATTGGGTCATTTCATATTCATGGTATACATCCTACAGCTGTACATTACAACAGAGGTGCCCACCCAAAGTGCCCAATAGCTATTCTGTCCATCGTAGTCACTCTAAGTGAAACAAGGTTTGCAGAGAAGTCTCATCTTGAGGGAGTAGGCAAAAGTCACATATTTTGTTAGATTGGTAATTTAGGGATCAGCCTTGCCAGTCAGGTGTGTGCTTTGACATTCGATCTGAACTGGCATGTAAACTTGATTCACTTTCCAAGAGTATCAACCCTGACTCATGGTTCCTTGAATAAGTCTTGCTAGAAATCAGAACGCAACACTTATTAATGCCTAAGCACCTACAATACCACACACACGGATGAGGTCAAAGAAACATTCTATGAGGATCTCAAGCTGGATCATTAGAGGAGTACCACACCTGGACAAACTTTGGTGTCCAAAAATAAAATCTTTGGTGATTTTATTGTCCACGTTGGTACAGCCTGTAATACATGGAGGGGAGGTACTGGGACATCATGACCTTGGTAGAGTAAACTTCAATGGCCAGTTTCTTCTCTccaagttttttaaaattcatttatgggatatgggcgtcactggctgggccagcaattattgcctatccctaattgccctgttcagagggcctttacgagtcaaccacattgctacaggcttggagtcacatataggccagatcgggaaagggcagcagatctccttccctattggacattagtgaaccagatggatttttatgactaTCGGCAATGGTTccgtcatcatcagacttttaattccagatttttattgaattcaaatttcaccatccgctgtgctgggattcaaacctgggtcaccAGAGAACTACCCTGTgtcttctggaatactagtccagtgacaataccactatgtcaccaccttcCCCATGTGCAACACGTTTGACCTCACCATCACAAACACAATGTTCCAACAAGTTGATAAACTGAAAACATAATGGATGCACCCTGATCTAAACATTGGCACATCTTGGACGACATTATTGTACAACAGAGAAACCTCAAGGACTTGTGCTCTACCCACTGCCTTAGAGGTACTGAATGCTGGTCAGAACATTGACTCGTCAGAAGCATCATGTCCTTGATGAAAACACCTGAAACACTATGATACAGTGTCAAACCACAAAGGAAACTTGACATAACTATCCTATAAGACTAGACCGAGAGACAAGAAATGTGTGAGAGACGAAGATCTCACCCTGTATCTTTTCTTTCATAAAAAATGTAGCGATATACTCTTTGCTATCTCTAAAAATTTCAAACTGGATCAAGACCTAtaatggctgaatctatgtctgtctgtgaccccgaACAATAGAAGCTACCTGGCAGTGTCAGGGAAGCTCATACATCATTACACCTGAAAAGCCAGTAACAACTCCCTGTGGACTACACAGACCAAATTTAAATAGAGCTATACAAATGCcctctgcatttcataacccaggctggccaacaggagtcTGCTTATCTGTTAAGACAAAGGACTCCTTTCAATTCTTAAAGATTGAGACATTTAACAATCCCGGGGACCCAAATGAGGGCTACACGTCCTTTGTCAAAGACAATTTGGAGAGGTGGgtgtcatgtgacatgggcctctagctatggaaccagtaatattgccttgctaaGCTAGGAAGCCTCAGTCTGCTATTTTGCTATCTGACTAGCAGCTTCACAGACAAGGAGCTCAGGCCCAGGCTggacacctggccccatctacgtTGCTTCTGACTGAAATTCTGTACCAATGGCTACGAGATTGATTTATccctgcatgcctatctcattgtgtgaagtcaacaccaccagaaaagtgaattatacagcatcagttttcagccCAACGACCTCTGTGAGAGAAAACCTCATTAAACTTTCATTCTAGACTCTGGAACCCACATTAAAAAACGTTTCTTTTTTCTGTGATCcctgcactgtaaatctttctttcctctatccctctttcaTAGTATGAATGCAAAGAGATCAACGTTGCAACCCTCCTCCCGTGTTTTTGATACTCGCAAATAAATGAACTCttcaggcagaattttcccagaattgcacgaagtgctgtagcgggcaggtaaaatggagtcccacCCGCTGGCAAAAATGGCatgttttcacactgtattgtcccgaactggcctcattatttattcacctCCACGAAACGGgtgagtgggctctcatttgcccgcccaccatcaccccgctgttacatcacgccagccgccatctttaaaaggcagctgccagcacagtgctcatcaccacctcctcgaGGAAAAAAGAATGCAGCGCCCCACTTCAATGACGGGTCCTTCGGGTGCCGTGAAGGCccgccaggatgtgctctaccccctgctctggcagaaaagtcaccaatccagcttgggaggcggtggcagaagCGGTCAGCGCCCTTCAGAAGAGAAAacccacccagtgccgcaaaaggatgaatgatctcctccgttctgccagggtaagtcactcttttcatcactcccaactcacacactcacaaacccatcacacatccacagggccctcactcactgccagtgcaagggacatcaccattcactctttcacgcacaccatcattgtcctcatcctatccatgggaccactcaccacccacagagaccagacatacttatcatctggcccagcaggcatcctgatgcactctccccatctctatctgtgcaggacaaactggctcataaCAGgaaggaaaggtcacagacaggtggagggatgctggagatcaaagttctgacagaatttgaaaacagaaccatccagctggccggcgatgaccaggactggtcctgtgctgatggtgaggttggcgctgatctaccaggtgaggatcctgcagtgcaacatccatcagacaagcatgccgtgagtgatgtgtcctcttgttGTCCCGGGCTGTGTTGCCGGCCAGTTCGAGGATCTCGGCGGTCAGGTACTCAAGGGCGGTGGCCAAGTAGACAGGGGTTCCACCCCCAACACGCTCGGCATAGTGACCCTTGGTGGATACGGCCAACGGGGAACTGGAGACCGGCTTGGAGGAGCGAGTCTTGGCCTTGGCATACCCTTTGCCTCCGGTTTTGCCAGGACCAGACATtttgttgttgctcctgctgaaaGCCTTCACCAATGTTGGATCaagagtgatgtgtcctctttcgcAGACCACTGCCGTtcactaatta
This is a stretch of genomic DNA from Carcharodon carcharias isolate sCarCar2 chromosome 4, sCarCar2.pri, whole genome shotgun sequence. It encodes these proteins:
- the LOC121276806 gene encoding histone H2A-like, coding for MSGPGKTGGKGYAKAKTRSSKPVSSSPLAVSTKGHYAERVGGGTPVYLATALEYLTAEILELAGNTARDNKRTHHSRWLKRSPEDPRRQPKLMTPCCKGAKVKGQSAENVLVVVLECAYEPWGTESQTTKLKHCEVCRH